Proteins from one Microbacterium faecale genomic window:
- a CDS encoding PRC-barrel domain-containing protein, producing MSTEPDRRLIKLGETDETVADVAEDIRGRDVRDSSGNDIGKIGELLIDADERKVRFLEVESGGFLGMGKDTTLIPVDAITSITEDDVRIGPSRDQVAGAPSYDPALVAEPDHYAATVSYYGFMPFWSVGYRYPDYPHYA from the coding sequence ATGAGTACCGAACCCGACCGTCGATTGATCAAGCTCGGTGAGACGGACGAGACCGTCGCCGATGTCGCAGAGGACATCCGTGGACGCGACGTCAGAGACAGCAGTGGCAACGATATCGGCAAGATCGGCGAGCTCCTCATCGACGCCGACGAGCGCAAGGTGAGATTCCTGGAAGTCGAGTCCGGCGGTTTCCTCGGGATGGGGAAGGACACCACGTTGATTCCCGTGGACGCCATCACCTCCATCACCGAGGACGACGTGCGGATCGGTCCGAGCCGCGATCAGGTCGCCGGCGCGCCATCGTACGATCCTGCGCTGGTCGCGGAGCCGGACCACTACGCCGCCACCGTCAGCTACTACGGCTTCATGCCCTTCTGGTCCGTCGGGTACCGCTATCCCGACTACCCGCACTACGCGTGA